Proteins encoded together in one Impatiens glandulifera chromosome 1, dImpGla2.1, whole genome shotgun sequence window:
- the LOC124918989 gene encoding uncharacterized protein LOC124918989 isoform X2 — MTWFLLLLLLLLLHQPVPSFSKNHRHLRKQMRHFNKPAIKSIKSPDGDIIDCIRISHQPAFDHPLFQNHTIQMRPSYNPEGLLFDTNKLSSIGRKSRPMMSQLWHTKGKKCPQGTIPVRRTKVDDVLRAGSVKHYGKKKNNKHSTVFVPQSSEPDLITQSGHQHAIAYVEGDKYYGAKATINVWEPQIQETNEFSLSQIWILGGSFASDLNSIEAGWQVSPDLYGDNNTRLFTYWTSDAYQATGCYNLLCSGFIQVNNEIAMGASISPISSYHGSQYDISILIWKDPKEGDWWMQFGDGYVLGYWPAFLFSYLSDSASMVEWGGEVVNTAEDGQHTTTHMGSGHFPNEGFKKASYFRNIQIVDGSNNLRPPKEIGTFMEQSNCYNVQLGRNDDWGNYFYYGGPGRNPNCP, encoded by the exons ATGACATGGTTCTTACTCttacttcttctcctccttcttcaTCAACCAGTACCATCCTTTTCTAAGAACCATCGTCACCTTCGCAAGCAAATGCGCCACTTCAACAAACCCGCCATTAAATCCATCAAg AGTCCAGATGGAGATATAATAGATTGTATCCGTATATCCCATCAACCTGCTTTCGATCATCCTCTCTTCCAGAACCATACAATTCAg ATGAGACCAAGTTATAATCCGGAAGGGTTGTTGTTTGATACGAACAAGTTGTCGTCAATTGGGAGGAAATCTAGACCTATGATGAGTCAATTATGGCATACCAAAGGGAAGAAATGTCCACAAGGGACTATTCCAGTAAGAAGAACTaaagttgatgatgttttgAGAGCAGGCTCTGTTAAACATtatgggaagaagaagaacaacaaaCACTCCACTGTCTTCGTCCCTCAATCTTCTGAACCTGATCTCATCACACAAAGTGGTCACCAG cATGCAATAGCATATGTTGAAGGAGACAAGTACTATGGAGCAAAGGCAACAATCAATGTATGGGAGCCACAAATTCAGGAAACAAATGAGTTCAGTTTATCTCAGATATGGATTCTAGGAGGTTCTTTTGCATCTGATCTCAACAGTATTGAAGCTGGCTGGCAGGTCAGCCCTGACTTATATGGAGATAACAACACGAGATTATTCACATACTGGACT AGTGATGCCTATCAAGCTACTGGATGCTACAATCTCCTTTGTTCAGGATTTATTCAAGTCAATAATGAAATAGCAATGGGTGCCAGCATTTCCCCAATTTCTAGTTACCATGGATCTCAGTATGATATTAGCATACTTATCTGgaag GACCCGAAAGAAGGAGACTGGTGGATGCAATTTGGAGATGGGTATGTATTGGGATACTGGCCAGCATTCTTGTTTTCTTATCTATCAGACAGTGCATCAATGGTAGAGTGGGGAGGGGAAGTGGTGAATACAGCAGAAGATGGGCAGCACACCACCACTCATATGGGAAGTGGTCATTTCCCAAATGAAGGATTTAAGAAAGCTAGCTACTTCAGAAATATTCAAATTGTAGATGGGTCCAACAATCTCCGACCTCCCAAAGAAATTGGAACCTTCATGGAGCAATCCAATTGCTACAATGTTCAACTGGGCAGGAATGACGATTGGGGTAACTACTTCTATTATGGTGGTCCTGGTAGAAACCCTAATTGCCCATAA
- the LOC124918989 gene encoding uncharacterized protein LOC124918989 isoform X1 — translation MAAAHFSIGGGGGLKNTTKLIEKMTWFLLLLLLLLLHQPVPSFSKNHRHLRKQMRHFNKPAIKSIKSPDGDIIDCIRISHQPAFDHPLFQNHTIQMRPSYNPEGLLFDTNKLSSIGRKSRPMMSQLWHTKGKKCPQGTIPVRRTKVDDVLRAGSVKHYGKKKNNKHSTVFVPQSSEPDLITQSGHQHAIAYVEGDKYYGAKATINVWEPQIQETNEFSLSQIWILGGSFASDLNSIEAGWQVSPDLYGDNNTRLFTYWTSDAYQATGCYNLLCSGFIQVNNEIAMGASISPISSYHGSQYDISILIWKDPKEGDWWMQFGDGYVLGYWPAFLFSYLSDSASMVEWGGEVVNTAEDGQHTTTHMGSGHFPNEGFKKASYFRNIQIVDGSNNLRPPKEIGTFMEQSNCYNVQLGRNDDWGNYFYYGGPGRNPNCP, via the exons ATGGCAGCAGCACATTTTAGcattggaggaggaggaggactcAAGAACACCACCAAGCTTATAGAGAAGATGACATGGTTCTTACTCttacttcttctcctccttcttcaTCAACCAGTACCATCCTTTTCTAAGAACCATCGTCACCTTCGCAAGCAAATGCGCCACTTCAACAAACCCGCCATTAAATCCATCAAg AGTCCAGATGGAGATATAATAGATTGTATCCGTATATCCCATCAACCTGCTTTCGATCATCCTCTCTTCCAGAACCATACAATTCAg ATGAGACCAAGTTATAATCCGGAAGGGTTGTTGTTTGATACGAACAAGTTGTCGTCAATTGGGAGGAAATCTAGACCTATGATGAGTCAATTATGGCATACCAAAGGGAAGAAATGTCCACAAGGGACTATTCCAGTAAGAAGAACTaaagttgatgatgttttgAGAGCAGGCTCTGTTAAACATtatgggaagaagaagaacaacaaaCACTCCACTGTCTTCGTCCCTCAATCTTCTGAACCTGATCTCATCACACAAAGTGGTCACCAG cATGCAATAGCATATGTTGAAGGAGACAAGTACTATGGAGCAAAGGCAACAATCAATGTATGGGAGCCACAAATTCAGGAAACAAATGAGTTCAGTTTATCTCAGATATGGATTCTAGGAGGTTCTTTTGCATCTGATCTCAACAGTATTGAAGCTGGCTGGCAGGTCAGCCCTGACTTATATGGAGATAACAACACGAGATTATTCACATACTGGACT AGTGATGCCTATCAAGCTACTGGATGCTACAATCTCCTTTGTTCAGGATTTATTCAAGTCAATAATGAAATAGCAATGGGTGCCAGCATTTCCCCAATTTCTAGTTACCATGGATCTCAGTATGATATTAGCATACTTATCTGgaag GACCCGAAAGAAGGAGACTGGTGGATGCAATTTGGAGATGGGTATGTATTGGGATACTGGCCAGCATTCTTGTTTTCTTATCTATCAGACAGTGCATCAATGGTAGAGTGGGGAGGGGAAGTGGTGAATACAGCAGAAGATGGGCAGCACACCACCACTCATATGGGAAGTGGTCATTTCCCAAATGAAGGATTTAAGAAAGCTAGCTACTTCAGAAATATTCAAATTGTAGATGGGTCCAACAATCTCCGACCTCCCAAAGAAATTGGAACCTTCATGGAGCAATCCAATTGCTACAATGTTCAACTGGGCAGGAATGACGATTGGGGTAACTACTTCTATTATGGTGGTCCTGGTAGAAACCCTAATTGCCCATAA